The Thermosipho melanesiensis BI429 sequence ATGTATAACACAAAAAATGTAATATATACTATAGTTTTAATTTATTTCAATCAATTTTTTATACTGTATAGTAAATATTTAATTGGTATGAAAAAACAGCACTTAGATGCATTTATAAAAGGATTTATTGTAAAAACAATTAATATAGCTTTATTTTTTATATTCTATTTTAAATTTAATAATTATACTTCAATAATTGTTTCCCAAATCCTCTCGTTTTTAATACCGATATATTTATTATTAAAAGATATTATAAAAATAAAAATTGATATCCATGATTTTATTTATATTATTAAAAATTCTTGGCAGTTTTACTTATTAACCATTACATATTCATTGTATAATAATGTATCAAAATATTTACAAAAAGTATATGTTTCTAATGAATTTGTTGGATACTTATCCTTAGGATTAACTTTAAGTACTATAGGAGTATTATTAGGCGGGGTTTTGGCGAATTTAGCGATGCCAGAATTTGCACAATATTGGAAGAATAAGAATTTTATTAAATTAAAAGAATTATTTCAAAAGGTTTCAAGATATAATACGTATATAATGTTACCAATAGTGATTTTTATAATATCAAATTTAGATATATTATTAAAATTATTGGGGGAAGATTATAAAAAAGGAAATTTTATTATTTCTATATTAGTAATAGCTTCTTTTTTTAATTCCTTTGTTGGCCCAAATGGCACGCTATTAAATATGTCTGATAAGCAAAAATTTGAAATTATAAACGGTTTATCAACAATAATAATTGGTTTTGTTTTAGGAATAATATTAGGTCCTCGGTATAAATGGGGAATTGCAATTTCAATAGCTTTTACGACAGTTTTTGTTAATGTATTAAAATTTATTGAAGTGGTAATGATATATAAGATATATCCTTACAATTCAAAAACATTATTATGCATATTTTTATCAGGCATTATTTCAATATTAGCATTTAGTGTTACGAAAAACATAGACAATATAATTATATGGTTTTTAGTAAACTCTTTTGTCATAATTTTATTAATTGTGATAACATTTGTTTTTTCTCCTATTACAGAAGATAGAGAAATAATAAAAAAAATAATGAAAACTTTTGGGAGGTTGAAATAATGAAAACAGTCATAACTTATGGTACATTTGATTTATTTCATATTGGTCATTTAAGATTGTTACAAAGAGCAAAAAAGTTAGGAGATAAATTAATTGTTGCTGTTTCTACAGACGAGTTTAATTTAAAAAAAGGAAAAAAGGCTATTATTCCGTATGAGCAAAGGGCCGAAATAGTGAAAAATATTAAAAGTGTAGATTTGGTTATTCCTGAAAATAGTTGGGAACAAAAAGTAGAAGACATAAAAAAATATAATGTTGATATATTTGTAATGGGAGAAGATTGGAAGGGTAGATTTGATTATTTGAAAGATTATTGCGAGGTTATATATTTACCTCGAACCCAAGGAATTTCATCAACTGAAATAAGAAATATTTTGCAATATATGTCAGAATTATCAATAACTGATTTAAAAAAAGCTTTAGATATTCTAGGTAAAATAGATTTTGAAGAATTAAGAGAGGCCCTTAATATTCTTGAACAGCTAAGAAAAGACTTATGTTAGGGAAAGTAGTAAAAGCAATAACGTTAAATAGATTTTTTAAAATAATGTTTATAGCAAAGAAAGAGAATAAGTAAAAAATGTACAATATACTAAGAAATAGTAATTTTTTAAATAGTTATATGTGGAAAAAATTATGAGGTAAAATGGAAAAATGTAGTTAATCGAAAGATTTATATAGAGAATTTTTACAAATGAACTTCAAGAAGAGCTTCAGTTTTGATTGAAAAAATGCTAATTTAATCATTAAGGTTAAAGTTATATTTTGGCTAAAAACAATGATATTTATTGAATCAAATGTTTCAGTAATTATAGGTGATGATACATATGTTACTGTAAATACTTAGATAGTATCTGCGAATAAAATAGAAATAGATTTAGAATGCATAATATAGTGAGATGTTCAATTGATAGATACGGATTTCCATGTTACGTCAATTGAGCCAGAAGATATTAGGATAGATAATATCAAAAATCCAGGTCCAAAGCTTTTAAAAGAATATTTAAAATATGTAAAAGCAGTTTCGTTAAATGATAAAAAAGGAGCAGAAGAAATTCTATATTCACTTTCAAATATAAGTTCAAAGGATGAGTTAATATTTGAAAGTGATTTTGAGGAAGAAGTATATGAAAAGCTTAGTCAAAGTAAAATAATAAAAGAAGGAAACTTAGAACTTCATACACAAGTTAGTTCATCTGGTTATAGAATTGATATAGGAGTGTATGCTCCTATACAATCAAAGTATATACTTGGAATAGAATGTGATGGTGCTTTATATCATAGTTCAAAATCAGCAAGAGAAAGAGATATACATAGGCAAAAATTTTTAGAATCAAGAGGTTGGAAGATAGTAAGGATATGGAGTAGGGATTGGTGGAGTAATCCTGAAAAAGAAATTGAAAAAATTGAAAGTATTCTAGAAAAAATGAATTATGAATTAAACCAGTATAATGATGAAAAAATTACTGAAGAACTGCTTACAAATGATTGATGGAAATAACAAAAAAAACTATTAAGTCTAGAATTTTTTACGTATGCATGTAAATTTAAGTTGGCGTAAAATTATATAAAAAGTTAAAAACGAACCATATTATTTAGGTTGTTATGTGAAAAAAATGGTAAAAACAGGTTTTAAAATATAACTGCAGTAAACCATATTATTTAAAAGGAACTTTTGATATATATCTGATAATGTTTTCCTTAGCAAAGGTTGTAAGGTTATAAAAATGTAAATTTTTCTTCCTGTCTTTTTTCCTTTCTTTTTAAGGCATTTTGTAAGTTTAAGTTGATAAGCCAGGCTTTTTTGTGTAACAATTGCTATACAAATGTATACATTATTGTTAAATCTGCGGACTTGTGTAGATATATTTATATGTACGTAGCCGGCAGCGTGCAAAAATAAAAATCAGGAGGGATGAGTATGAAAAAGCTTTCTGTTAAATGGCTTGCAGGAACAGATGCAAATGGAGAGCCTGTTTTTAAAAGGCAAACATTAAAAGTGGAGGATAGTGTTGATGTTACAAAGGCAAATGCTATTGCTCAGATACTTGACAGGTATACAAATTATACTATAGATAGCGTTCAATTGATAAGCTATGAAAATGTTATTTAGTGAAACTGGTAAGAATATCTAATGTTAGAAAAATAAGATCGCTTGTTGTGCCCATGATGGCGAAGGATTTTAAGGAGGGATAAAGATGAAAAGGTTGAGTTTGGTTTATAGAAATGCATCTGAAGGGAAAACTTTAAGAGTTAATCTTTCTGATCCAATAGATAATATAAATACAACGGAATTAGAGCAAGATGCACAGAGTTTAATAGATAATGGGCTTGTTCCAGCAGGATATGTATTTGATGAAGCACGTGTTGTTGAAACAAACACAAATGTTGTTATTGATTTAATTCAGTAAGTAGGTGAATTGTATGCTGTGGGATATAGTAAAGCTCTTTATGGAGCTTGTGGAAAGACCAGGTGAAGGAGAAAACAAGAAAAAAGAAGTAATCGATTTAATAGATGAAATATTTGATGATTTAAACATTAATTTACCAAGAGAATTGCTTTATTCATTTTTATCTCCAGCAATAGATTATCTGGCAAAAGTGTTATACTAAATGTTGTTGACATAAAATAATTGAAAGTTGTTATAGGAAGCAGGAGGGGGACTCCCTCCTGTTTTTCAAATGTTTATGGTATACTAATGTATATATCACGCGTTTTTGTTAGGGGGGATTTTAAGGTGAGTGTATATGATGATTACAAAAAAGATGTTGAAATGATTACGGGGAGATATTATAAAAGGTATGGTTATAAATGTGAATCTTATGAAGATTTGAAACAAACAATATGGTATATTTTGCTTCATGCTGTAGAAAAATTTGATGGAAGAGGAGAAGAGAAAAAATTTGTACTTAGCTTTGTGAAAAATAAATTGATATCAGTTGTTAGATATAATAGAAAGCCTCCTTATTGCAGGGATAGACCATTTACACCGTTAAGAATGGAGTATGTTTCAGGAGATGATGAAAAATGCGAAGCTTTTAGGGAAATACAGGGAGAGTATGTTATTTAGCAAAAATTGTTGAATTTGGCGGGGGGATAAGATTCTTTGCCTGGCTCAGGATGAGAAAGGGGAGAAGGTCATTTTGAGGAGTGAAGCAAAAAAGAATCTTGTTGATTTTAAAAACAAGTTTTATATATATTTTGCAAAAGTTGGTAAAATGTGTTATTAATTAATTTGAGGGATTTAACTGATTTGAAACTATGAATTAAAAATTTGGGGGTGCTATTGTGGCAATTCTTGTTGCAGGTGGAGCAGGATATATTGGGTCTCATGTGTGTAAGATGTTGCATAGCAAAGGGTATAAGGTTATTGTTTATGACAATCTTTCCCATGGATACAAAGAATTTGCTAAATGGGGCGAATTTATTCCTGGTGATATAAGCGATGTAGAGCTTTTAGATAATATTTTTAAGCATTATCATATAGATGCTGTTATGCATTTTTGCGCGTATATTGAAGTTGGAGAGTCAGTTGTTGATCCACAAAAATATTATGAAAATAACGTTGGAAATACAATAAAACTTTTAAAGGTAATGAGAAAAAATAATATAGATAAGTTTATTTTTTCTTCCACAGCTGCTGTTTATGGAATGCCAGAGAAAGTTCCAATAAAAGAAGATGATAAAAAAGATCCTATAAATCCATATGGCAAAAGTAAATGGATGGTGGAACAAATGTTGGAAGATTATGACAAAGCATATGGGCTGAAAAGTATAAGATTCAGGTATTTTAATGCTGCAGGGGCAGATGAAGAGGGTGAAATAGGGGAAGCTCATAAACCAGAAACACATTTGATACCACTTATTCTTGATGCTGCTATTGGGAGAAGGGATAGTATAAAAATATTTGGCACAAATTATGATACAAAAGATGGAACGTGTATAAGAGATTTTGTCCATGTAAATGATTTAGCAGATGCACACATAAAAGGATTGGAATATTTGCTTGATGGAGGAAAAACAGATTACTTTAATTTAGGAAGTGGGGAAGGTTACTCTGTTTATGAAGTGATAGAAGCAGTGAAAAGGGTTACTAAAAAGAATTTTAAGGTGGTTGAAACAGACAGAAGACCAGGAGATCCTGCGTATTTAATAGCAGATAGTACAAAAGCAAAAGAAAAGCTTGGGTGGGAAGTTAAATATTCACTGGATGAAATCATATTAACAGCCTGGAATTGGCACAGGAATATGTAAAAATAATTGGTTATGTCAAGGGGCGACGAAAAGTTTCCACTTTTCTGTCATTCTGAGTGCAAAACACGAATAATCTTGACTGATACTTAATTATTGAAGATTACAAAAAGTTTTTTTGTAAATACTTACGATACAGGCAAAAACCACAGTTTTTCTGTGGTTTTGTTTTTTATAGTTGAATGTGATACAATCTATTTGTTATATGACTATGACGTTACATTTGAGTTGAAGTATTTTGATAATATAAGTGTAGGTTTTTCAAAGGTATAAAGTATAAGGATGTGAATAGGGGGGAGAAAATAGAAAAAGTTACATATAAAGGGGGATAGGGGATGAGTAAAATTATTATTTTAAGCGATTTACATATCGGCGATATGTCTGATGCCGATGATTTTTATACCTCAGGAAATTTTGAAAAGTTTATATCATTTCTTGAATATATAAAAGATGATGAAGAAGTTGAAAAAATTGTTGTTGCAGGAGATTTTTTTGAGCTATGGCAATGTAAAGTGGAAAAGATTTTACAAATGTATGTTGATTTATGGAAAATTTTTCTTAAATTAAAAGAAACAAAAAAAGAGATAATATATATACCAGGAAACCATGACTCCCTTCCTTTTGCAAAGCTTGTCTATAAGGCAACACCATTTCCTTTTGGCCCTATACAGTTAACAGATAAATACGATGTTGATGAAGAAAAGAAGTTGATATTCCCATATTTTTCTGTAAATAACCTTTGGATTGAACATGGGCATAGATTTGATAAATATAACAGAGATGTTTCAACACTTGCAGGTGGCTTTCAAGGTGTACTTGGAAGATTTATAGGTAAGGCAATAGGAGTTATTGAAAGGATGGGGGCAAAGGATATAGATGAACAACTTGAAAGTTTAATGGATGTAATAAAAGGTGCATGGAAAAAATTAAAAGATAAGTTTTCATCACCGTTTTACAAAATAGCTGGAAATCTTCAGTCATATGTAACACCTGCAAGTAAAGATTATAGAGGAAACTTTAAAGAATACGATGAAGAAGGTTCAATATTTTTGGGGGAAAAGTTAATTGATAAAGGATATGAAAAGGTATTTGTTGTATTAGGACATACACATAAACCGAAAGTAGTTCAAATTGACGAAAAAATCATTTATGCAAATTCCGGAAGTTGGGTTGGAAAAGAGCCAACTTTTTGTGTGTTTGATAGTAAAGAGCAAAGTGTGTCACTTTGTAAGTGGGATGATGGCAAAGCAATACTACTTGGTAAAAAGACGTTTAATTAAATTAGAAAGATTGTTATAAAAAGGAAGTGGAAAATATGTCTAAACAATTTGAAATTTTAGAGAAAATGATTGAAACATTTGAAGATTCAATCTTTAAAAAATATTTGTTGAGTCTAAGGAAAGAAGAATTTGGAATAAGCGAAAGAAGAGATTATTTAAGAAGCAAATATGATGAAATTGTAGATTTTTATAAAGCCCATGAAAAGGGTAAAAAATATGAAAATAAAAACGGTTAAAATTAATGGCATAAGAGGTTTTCAGTATCATGAAGCTCCTCATGTTATTAGTTTAGATTGTAACCATTTCTTTTTGTTTGGAGAAAATGGGACTGGAAAATTTAGTTTTTTTGATGCCCTTGAATGGGGATTAACTGGTGATGTGAATGAAACAAGAGTAAGAAAAGTGGGCAGCAAACAAGAATACTTGCGAAATAAATTTTGCTTGCCTGGTGATGAACCTTACGTTGAAGTTAAATATAAAAACAATAGTAAAGAAGCAACTTGCAAGAGAATTTTGGGAAGACAGAATGATTGTGAAATAATTGAAGGGATTGAAAACAATTTTATTGATTCTAAACGAATAGAAGAATTTGTTATTGACACAAAACAATCATTGTGGAATAGATTTGCAAGGTTACTTGGATTTGATAGTTTGATAAAATTTGAAGAACAATTGAAACGGCTTAGAAATAAAGCAAAAAATGAATATGAAAGTATTAAAGAAAAGTTAAATGAAAAAAGAAAACAAATAAGAGATATAGAAGAAGAAATTAAAAATTTAGAATTAAGATTAAAAAAAGAGTTAGGGGAAAATTGGAAAAGCCAGTTGGTGGATAAAGATAAACAAGGTTTATTGGAAACGCTAAACAAGCTGAGGGAAAAAGAAGAGGCTTTAAAAAATTTTGAAAAAACATTTATTGAAAAAAACAACCTAAAAACTCAGTTGAATAATATTGAAAGTACAAAAGAAATGTTAAAAATTTCAACAAATGAAATACAAATTTCAAGGGTAATTAATGAAGCGCTCAATTATTTTTATCAAAAAGAAGATATTAATAAGTGTCCAGTTTGTGGCCAGCCAATTGTTTATAAACAAGTACTAAAACGGTTAGAGACTTTAAAAAAAGATTTAGATAAAATAATTTCTTTAGATAATCAAAAAGAAATTTTGAATAAAAAGTTATCAGATTTAGATTTAAAAGAAAATGAATTAAAGAAAAAACTTCAAAAATACTATAAGGACATGAGCATATTTGAAAATTCAGAAAAATCGAATTTTATAAAGTATGAAATAGGGCCAACATCAATAGAAGTTAGGAAGTTAGAAAAACAAATATTCTTATTGGAAGAAAAAGGAAGGTACATGAAAAGCATCGATGATTTAGAAAAACAGGAAGAAGATTTAAAGCAATTAAAAAATCAACACTATCTGAAAAAGAAAATATATGAAGATATAGATAAATTTTATACTTTATATTTAACAAAATATGGGAAGACTATTCAAGAGGAATTAGAAAGAATAAGCAAAAGTGAAGTTACAAATGTATACAATGAAATTACCCAGGCGAAAAATCAATTTATTGAATACATTGAAATTAAGCCAAACATAGAAAATCATGAAATAACTTTTAAACTAAAGATTAGGGGTAAAGAAGAATTAGTCGATGCAATAACTTTTTTAAGCACAGGGCATTTAAGATGCTTAGGTTTTGCACTTTTGATTGCAAGAGTTAAATTAAATTCAAGTAATGTAAATTTTATAGCAATTGATGACCCAATTTATTCAGTAGACCATGAAAGAAGATATTTTTTAATAAAGTATTTAAGAAAGTTAGCAAATGAAGGCTATCAACTTATTATTACAACTTCTGATAGAACTTTTTTTGATATTATTAGGCATCAATTTAATGGAAACTCTTTTAATGCATACAAAGCTTTTTTGGATGATTACACTGGTTTGGGAACTCAAGAGGCAATTTTGGGTTCAGTAAAAATAAAAGGTTGGCCAAATAATTATATTGAAAAAGCTGAAGAGCATTTGGAAAATAAGGATTTGAGAGCTGCAGCGTTATATTCTAGGTTAGCTTTAGAAACTGTATTTAGTATGGCAGCGAAAAAAATTAAGCTTGAAGTACCTTATGATGAAGTTGAAAAGATAGGAATAAAAGGTTTTAAAGACGCAGGTTTAAAGAAAAAATTAGAAAAAGTATATTGTGACAAATTAAAGGAAATTGACCGTCAATTTCAAAGATTAAGTGACAATAGATATTTTGGGCATTTGTTGAATAGTTTTCCACTTAGTCAGGAAGTTCATTTTCCACACGATTCAAGAATAAGTTATGGTTATGATGAAATAAGAGATTTAATAGATATTTTGAAAGATTTTACGGACTTTCTTTTAAATTTGATTAATGGAAATAAAAGAAGTAGAACAAACTGTTAATCTATGAGTTTTCCTATACAATGCAAAATATAGATTGAATTTGTTAATTTCAAATAGTTTTTAATGGTTTTAAATTATTTTGCGGGAGGTGGTAATTGTGGAAGAAACAATTTGTAAAGCAATTAAGGAGAGAAAAATAATCAAATTTTATTATAAAGGTTATTTAAGAATTGTTGAACCCTATGCATATGGTGTTCATAAAAGTACATATAACAAAATTCTTAGAGCTTTTCAAATAGCTGGTGGAAGTTCATCGGGGGAAGTAGTAGATTGGAAACTTTTTGTTGTTGATGAAATATCTCTTCTTACTATTACAAATGAACAATTTAGTGTTAGACCAGAATATACGCTAAATGATTCGGCGATGGGGCAAATTATTTGTCAGGTTTTATTAGGATAAATTGATGAATGTAGAATTAACTTGCTATTTCATAAATTTTCAAACGAAAGAATAGGGAAAAATTATTACAGAGGTGAATAAAATGAAAATAGCTAAAGTGATTTTAGAGAATTTTAGAGCATTTTATGGACGTAATGAAATACCTATTGAAGATTTTACAGTTTTTATTGGACGTAATGATCAGGGAAAGTCTACGATTTTAGAAGCTATTGACATTTTTATAAACGATGGGAAAGGGGTAACAAAAATAGAGGAAAATGATTTAAACATTAAAGCAAAAAATGAAGGAAATGAAATTTTTAAAATAGGTGTTTGTTTTAAAGATTTACCTGAAAATATTGTTATCGATGCTACAAATACTACAACTCTTCAAAATGAGTATTTACTAAGCAAAGAAGGTTTTCTTGAAATTTATAAAGTCTTTAAAAATGGGAAATTACAAAATAAGGAGACATATATAAGATGTATGCATCCGGCAAATGATAGTTTTTTAGAAGGCCTTTTAAAGAAAAAGATTACTGAATTGCAAAATTTTGTAAGAGAGAAAGGGCCAGATTGTTTGGATCTTAGAAAAAGTGCTGAACTGCGAAAATGTATAAGAGATTATTATAAAAGTAAGGATGGCGATCTAGTGTTAAAAGAAATTGATTTAAAAATAAACGAAGAAGGAATGAAGGATATATGGCTGCAGTTAGAAAAGTGTTTGCCTATTTTTTCTTTATTTCACTCTGATAGGCCAAATACTGAACAAGATAGTGAAATACAAGATCCGTTAAAAACTAAGGTAGATGAGATATTTAAAAGAGAGGATATTCAAAATAAATTGGAAGAAATTGCTAAAGAAATTGATGAAGAATTAAAAAAGATTGCTAATGCTACTGTGGAAAAATTCAGAGAATTAAGCCAACAGGATACAGAAATAAAACCCAATATACCAGAGGTTGGGAAGTTAAGATGGAAAGATGTTTACAAAGGAATAGGTTACAATACTGATAACGATATACCACTTAATAAGCGAGGAAGTGGATTAAGGCGTTTAGTGCTTGTTAGTTCCTTTTTGGCCGAAATTAAAGCTCAAAATGAATCAGAAGATAATTTAAATGTAATTTATGCGATTGAAGAACCTGAAACTGGTTTGCATCCAGAAATGCAGAAAACATTGATTAATAATCTAATTAAGCTTTCTAAAAATGGCAAACATCAGATATTAATTACAACACATAGTCCTGCTTTAATAAGATTTTTTGAAACAGATAGTGTGAGATATGTTGAGCAAGAAAATGGCAAAGCAAAAGTTTATCTTTTCGATGAAAATATAGGAGGCAAAATAGTTAAAGAACTTGGATTATTGCCTAACATTGGAAAAGTTGTAATATGTGTTGAAGGTACAAATGATAAGAATTTTTTAATGAACATAAACCAAAATATACCTGAACTAATGGAAATTATAGATTTGAAAGAGAAAATTGAAAGTGGATTAATTTCAATAATTCCAATGCAGGGAAGCAATTTAAATGAATGGATAGATTGTTATGCTTTAAAAAACACAAATGTTGTAGAATTTCATTTGTATGATCGCGATTGTGATGAGAAATATAAAAAAGCTGTTGAAGAAGTGAATCAACGTAAAGACGGTTCTTATGGAGTATTAACCACAAAAAGAGAGATTGAAAACTATATTCCAAGAAGACTTATTGAAGGAAGTTTAAATATAAAAATAGAATTGGACGACTGGGACAATATAGATATTCCAAAAAAAGTTAAAGAAAAAGTGACCAGATTTAGTGATGAAAAAGATGTAAAGAATTATTTGTGTGGCTCATTGTCTAAAAAAATTACAAAAAAAGATTTGGAAGATTTGAATGCTTGGGATGAAGTAAAAAGCTGGTTTGAAAAGATAAAAGAGCTTTGTTCAAAAAGTTTTGACCATTAATCAGCGGGCTCAGATGATTTTATTAATCATATATTTTTGATGTGGCACCATGGATTAAGAAGCTTTAGCTAATTTTCGTAAGCGTAAAGATATTAAGAGTTGCATCTTACTTTTTTAGTAATCCGGGGGGAAAAGGGGATTCAAGGGTGAAAAATGGTCATATAGAGTATTTAAAATCGTTATTGACAAATGTTGACATAAAAGGATATTTAAGACATAGGGAAAGTTCAACCCTTGAGTTTAAAGAAAAGTTTGGATTTGGGAGCATAGAGCATTATGCTAAAACAATGGCTGCATTTGCCAATAACAAAGGCGGGTATATAATTTTTGGTATAAAAGACAGTCCAAGGTTGCTAGTAGGAATAAATCGGAAAAAATTCAATGAAATTAGTCAAGAAAAACTTACTGGTTTTTTAATTGAATATTTTTCGCCTGAAATAAAATGGGAAATGGGTATTGTGGATATTGGAGAAAAATCCTTTGGTTATATATTTGTTAATGAGTCTTTAGAAAAACCGGTGATTTGCAGAAAAGCTAAGGAAAAGTTGAAGTCTGGAGAGATTTATTATCGGTATAGAGGTCAAACAAGAAAAATAGAATTTTCTGAGTTAAGAAAAATTATAGAAGAATACAGAGAAAGAGAAAGACAATATTGGATGAAGCTTATTGAAAGAATAGCAAAAATTGGTCCAACAAATATTGCATTAGTGGATTTATTAAATGGAAGTATTGAAACTACTAGAATATCAGGCAAGCAACTTGTCATAGATAAGTCGCTTTTAAATGAGTTAGCAGAAAAAATTAATTTTATTGAAAAAGGTCATTTTGTTGAAACTAGCGGTGAAACCGCATTAAAAGTTGTAGGGGAAA is a genomic window containing:
- a CDS encoding ATP-binding protein, encoding MKNGHIEYLKSLLTNVDIKGYLRHRESSTLEFKEKFGFGSIEHYAKTMAAFANNKGGYIIFGIKDSPRLLVGINRKKFNEISQEKLTGFLIEYFSPEIKWEMGIVDIGEKSFGYIFVNESLEKPVICRKAKEKLKSGEIYYRYRGQTRKIEFSELRKIIEEYRERERQYWMKLIERIAKIGPTNIALVDLLNGSIETTRISGKQLVIDKSLLNELAEKINFIEKGHFVETSGETALKVVGEIQVANKIIVPDLDPNKDYPYLQKKLAEMLGIKPYYVQVLVWKYKLKGDKRYHLKLECGKNKIHKFSKYAYEKLKSELEKLSESDLKQFSHEYEKFKRGNKLSTPG